One Delphinus delphis chromosome 3, mDelDel1.2, whole genome shotgun sequence genomic region harbors:
- the LOC132421691 gene encoding putative uncharacterized protein MSANTD5 codes for MEKVTFQAEITRHLREVEKVKETQGEELPSDQCVKPWSNHEIRSFLQEWELLEGEELKKNYHVASRIIARHLKQRGINKSRRKCLQMLMNMQDLYWAVHEANQRPRSEPLPCPYGEALHRILEHRGENKDFSGPPCAEVADVPPSEYQPPACAIPDCFEELLWAPPHMIYIENPQVPRWEPWNMNLPQSSPCLFPAFLSLHPGPQQQWSTLSDNESE; via the exons ATGGAG aaaGTGACATTTCAGGCTGAAATTACTAGACACCTCCGGGAAGTAGAGAAGGTAAAAGAAACCCAGGGAGAAGAACTGCCCTCAG aCCAGTGTGTTAAACCTTGGAGCAACCATGAGATTAGGAGTTTCCTACAAGAATGGGAACTCCTTGAAGGTGAAGAGTTAAAGAAGAATTATCACGTAGCATCAAGAATAATTGCCAGGCATCTCAAGCAAAGGGGCATAAATAAGAGCAGgagaaaatgtctccagatgctAATGAACATGCAGGACTTATATTGGGCCGTTCATGAAGCCAACCAGAGACCAAGGAGTGAACCCTTGCCATGTCCTTATGGAGAGGCCCTTCACAGGATCCTAGAACACAGAGGGGAGAACAAGGACTTCTCAG gtccTCCCTGTGCAGAAGTGGCTGATGTCCCACCATCTGAGTACCAGCCCCCTGCGTGTGCCATCCCTGATTGCTTTGAGGAGCTGCTGTGGGCTCCCCCACATATgatctacatagagaatcctcagGTACCCAGATGGGAACCCTGGAACATGAACCTTCCACAATCAAGTCCATGCCTCTTTCCTGCATTTCTCTCCCTACACCCTGGCCCCCAGCAACAGTGGTCAACTCTCTCTGACAATGAGTCAGAGTGA